The genomic segment TGAAGGAAGGTGAGTCTCGCACTGGACGAAAATCGAGAAGAGCCACTCCCAAAAACACAATgtagagaaaaaacaaacaaaacGGAAGTCTGCGGGAAGGTCGTTGTCACACGGAGGGAAAAAAGGATAAGCAGACGTCGGATTTGCGGAAAAGAAACCGGCAGGAAGGGACGGGCAAGGGAGGGCAGAGAACGTCGCGACGTTAATTCAAGGAAGCAATGAGTATCTGTTTAACAGTTCTTCTCGATCCTTCGTCCACGCAACATTTTCGATAACTGACGCGAGAAAACTGCGAAACAGCGCCGTGACAGTGAGAATTCGAGGAAAACGGCTTGGCCAGCACAAGCGGGGGAAAAGGCTTAAATACGGAGGCAGCATTTGCGCTGACACGAAACTCGCGGACAGACTGTCGAACTGAGCATAGAGCGAGGGTCTTGTCTTTGTCTATTTGGAAAATAGAGAGAATCGCGCCACTCTTTCCGCGTGGGTGAACTTTTTGACTCCTTCGGTTCAAAAACCGAAAGCCTCAACAACAATACCTGCGATGTATGTACAGTTGGAAGCCTTGGGAAAGTCTCACTCTGGCGGCGGGGTCGCGAAAGCTCAAATGCTCAACACAAGACACTCTGTGTGCAGAAATGGGGTTCGCGCTGCGTGTGCGTGCCACGTTTTTGCACAGAATCCAAGGAACTCGAGCCTTTGTTCGCACTTAAACGAGCAAACGCCCGTTAGCTGGATGAGGGGCAGACCCCAGAACGCGGCAACTCCTCCAGTAACGGCAACGCGGCTGTTACGGAGATCATCTTTCTTCGCCATCGTTCGAAAAGCGGTTCACGCTCATAGACGAAGGGTTCGACCGGCTGCTTGTGGGGGGAAGGGCAAAAGAAATGGCCGTTACGGACGAGGCGACTGCACAGTTTCTGAGAGAACATCAGTCAGGCGTTTATCCCCCGGGGAGTTCTGTAATTTCGGTCGCTTCTGCGTCAAGGTACCGCCGCTGCCTTAGCGCTGCTCGACGGGTTAGCGTCAAAAAGCTCTCTCGACAGTGCAAGTCCAGATGCAACGTCGTCATTCTTCAGGTACACATGACAACACCGGACCGACACACATACAAAGGAGCTTGCGATTCGACCGAAATTTTCCCGGCAGGCTCATAATCGAGCCTGGTGCTCGTGGCACAGTGCCCCTCTGGCCGCCAACAAAAGTTCGGAACCCTTGAATCTGTTAGTCCTGGCAGCCTCTACACCTTGAGAGATGGATTAGAAGTAAACAAAAACGGCCTCGTGTTGATCTGAGAAAAGGGtgaaaagagcgaaggaaaacaggaaacggGAGTTTATGAGTGTTCAGATTGCCGTCATAATACTGGCGAGGGAAATCAAATACAACTCATCCTTGCCTAAGAACATCGATAATTAGCAACTTCTAGCGACGCGTTGCCTTCCAAAAAAGAAGTAGGTTCTCCATCACTACCACGGATATggatttcttcctctcgttctaCCTGATACCTAAAATGTACCAATGCAACGCCGCGATGTCCAAGACATGACACCGGAAAGTCAACCTGCTTTCGAGGTACAGTAGCGGAAGTGCCGTACCGGGGCTCAGTGGTCATGTAGGCATCCACATTCACACTCCAGGATCAAAGAGACTGTTGAACATCGTGGTAGTCTCTCTGGTTTAGTACTTTGTCGCTGCAGATCTGTCACTCCGACAGGATTTACGACATGCCATTCCACCACGGAACGTTTAAGGTTTAACGTCTCCAGGTGCTAGAGAAAACAGGGTACTTAGTCGTTCCTCTATCTTGGTCGTATTACATGAGAAGTGTGCTGGAGGGATAGACGAAGACAGCAGGGATTCTGGATCGCATAGATCTCACCACTCCTTCCTTGTTGTGTCGACAGCTCTATCGGTTTTTGTGAACTGTGGGAAAGGGAATCGCGAGGAGCGGCAATGAAATGTAGTCATATGGATTGCTTGTTCTGAAGCACAAGTCCCTCTACTAAAGTAGAACCCGCTAACCTGAATGCACTCCCGATATAAGCTATCTCTCTGCGGGGGCAAGTTTCTCTCAAAATGCGTATGCACTTGATGGAAACTGCATTGTCATATTTCTAAGGACTCTTGTTAGGCAGAGATTGGTTTAACAGCGAAACGTTCGCCTACTTGCGTCGCTTATCCCCTTGACTCGCTAACGAAACAAATTTGTCAGCCTGACGTGTCAATTACGGAAGGGTGCACGCAGCGAAGTTTCCCCTGAAATGACAACCAGGGAAAGCGTCCTCAATCGTGAAGGTACCAGACACATCAGAGAGGAGCGTGGTAAGTCTGGTGTAGCTAACATCGAaaaacaagacagagaagagaaactaTGATGGTGAACAGTATTCCAGTTCCACTACTCAGAGGCGGACAATTTTCATGGTCGATGTACACCATCCCTCTTTTCGAAGCAGTGGCCTGATAAAAAGGCTGAAAAGCGTGTTGAATTCTTGCATCGAACCACGTTAAAACTGGCTCACATCATCCACATTCCCGAAGTCACGCGAAACTGTTTTGGTGAAGAAGGGCAGCCTCGTGCACACACGAAGACGGACGCACCGGAAAGCGGCAACCCAGAACTAACCAGCAAACGTCAGGGCCGTCCTCGGAAATCGTTCTTCGTGCTTGAGTATTTTCTTGCAGCCCCTCCATTATGCCTCCTGCTGCGAAAACTCCCACCCCTCCCTATTGTTAGAATGAGACCAGTCGGAAAGTTTGCGATTCTTCGCATTCAGTCAGTTCAGCGCTTGGGAGATCCAAAGAATGGAGAGCATCGGGAAATGAATCAATCAGAGAATGCGCAAGCCAAAAGATACAGTTGTCAGTCATTCTCATTCAACGTCTCTCTAATTCTCCGTTCCACTGAACCAGTGCACGCCTCCCATCGTGTCTATGTCTTTTTGTTCATCCCGTGGGTTTCTGGTCCCTCAAAAAAAGAACCAAGTCAGCTGCGCCGGTAAAAGTGACTAACCGgaagctgctgaagaagcagcaagaCAGCTGCGTTCTCCTATCGACTCGCATGTTGGTGGCATATGCAATTCACCACTACTGAGTTTCTTCTGCGGTATGTTTTTGGAGAGTGGAACGTACTGATCAGTATTGATGTGGACGTAACATAATGCGATCTGTAGGCTTGGAATTCCTTCTTTCATTCACTGTAGGAGGTAGAAAAGGCGTAGTTGCGGGTAATGCAATTATGGATGTTGCACTATATGATACAGACTATCTTTCTGCACACTTCATCTTTGCATTGTCTCTTGGAGCAACCTTGGCGTAAACGGTTCAGTTCGCTCTCGACACACAGACGAGTTAGCTGTGTAGGCACACGAGCCAAGTGTGTACGGCGAATTCCCTCAGAACTCCGAGATGTTTTCTCGTGGCTTTTTGAAAACCCCCGCACTTGTTCTCTGGCGACGAGATAGTGCCTGCGCAGCCGCTGCTCTTTTCACCGAACACCGGGACGGAATCTAGAGTTTAGATTTCCACCTCCAAGTTTCATTTTATCAGTCTCGTGCTCTGCACCACAGCACGGAAGCCTCCAGCTTCTTGTCTTGTGTGTGCGTCGTCTGTACACAGGCATCAACatgtttttcgtctccgtgGAGGAGAAGACCCATTTCTCGCCGCAAAGAATCACGGATCGTATGAATTCCTTCATCATTTAGTTCTACGCCaacttcttcgctctctgctgcctcaaAAAACTCCCTACATccactgtttttctttttacTCAACAGTAAACTCTTTCGCGTGCCAACCGACCACTACATCCACATCCAGAGCTGTGCCTGTATAGGGAAAATGCGTTGCACATGGATGTAGACGTATTTCTGCCCATGTTAGCCCATTTACACTTTTTAAAAGGTGCATGCGGGACTTCGTTCCCACTACAAAGATGCATGTGCAGGTACGTTGTCTGCCACAGTTGCATGCAACAGAACCGTTgactgtgtgcatgcattcgaATCGCAAACGGTCCGCAGCACAGTGACGGTGTCTCCGGATGGATTTCTCGAAATCGAAAGGATGCCCCGaagttttttctgttccgAACGTCACACTTGTCGAGGGAAAGGGAAGACCTTCGCTGACTTCGAGTTTGCTGCCTGGTCTTCGTGAGGGACTTCTCGACGTCCTTTCTGCCGTTCTGGATTGCGCCGGTGCCGGGCATGACTTCGACCGTTTTCCCTAGCAAATTTACCacgtctcgctgtcttcaaATATCATTGGTGAGTCCATGTCGCTCTAGTTTTCGTGTCTACTGTTACTCGAGAGATCAGCGAAAACcgagtctcctcctctcgcatGTCCTAGGCGCGAGGGTCCGCTCTACCTTCTGACTTGCCGGAGACTTAGGAAAAGGCCTTCTCACTTCTTTCtggcgtttctgtctctgccacTACCTTTTTTGAAATCCCTTCAACGCCCCGTTTGCTGCCTCATTTCTTCCCTAGTTTCTACCGTTCTGCGAAAACCaacttctctcctgtctccctaACGTCCCCAGCGCGTCTCCAAAGTCTCCCTTGGTGCACCATCGGACCTACCTCTGCTCCTACACGGAGAACATGCATGTAGCCTGTTGACAAGCACCCATCTATGTGgatttctcgctctctcctgaGTCGATTTTTCGTGCGCGAACCTCGTCTCCGTTCCGTTTTTCGCTTCGCAGACCCCCGCTGTTCGTTCTTCGCCGTCATGTCCACAATGACCGGCTCTTCTCCAAAGTCAGCTGCCTCGTCTACACCTCTGAGGCTGGTCGCCGGCTCCGCAGTGCCTCGCGGCGatgtggctgcatgcattgcGGTGGGGCATGCACTCAACATCCCCGTCGTCCTTGTCTCCAAAGACGCCGACAAAGCGGAGCAAGCGGAGCCGAGTTCTTCAGCTCCTGCGCCGCCCCCGCAAGCGCCTGTCGCCTCCAGTGCttcggaagaagacaaaaaggacctctgcgttctcctcACCCGCGAAGGCTCTGTCGTATCGGCCTACGCCATCTGCCTCtatctcctgtctctcgcgaggaagaggctggcagagacgaagacagctGCTCCAGAGAAGCGTCTGGAAAGCCGGGAGAAACTCTCCGAAGCATACGACGGGGACGCCTGGCAAGCCGAAGACGCTCTTGCCTGGGCGGCCTTCAAACTCCGAGGCGCCCTCCGAGGAGTTCGAAAagaccttcttcttcagcagctgAACCTCCTTGAAGAACGCATAGGTGAGACAGAACAGCACGAAGCAACGGGGAGTGTCCAGCGAGAAAGGGTCTCTGATTCGGCCTTTTCGTAACTCTTCCTATGGGataaaaacgaaaaacaacagaacTTCAACTCCTCCATATACatttatgcatatgtattttcaccatatatatatatatatatatatatatatatattatttTGTATGGGCAGATGCCGACGTAGATATCGAGATATAGACATTGATGTAGATGTGAACCTGTTTCACAGACATGTGGAAATAGATCGGCGTTTCGTTTATTCAGGGATGGGGTTGGTCGAGGAAACTTGGATTGGCGTTTGAATCTTTGAAAAAAAGTCTCTTGCTGCAGCTGTGCAGTCAAGACCCATCGGCGCGAGTGCATCCActgttctgcgtctgctgtgTCTTTCATGGCTTCACCGCGTTCGTAGCGATTCGTTTCGGAGCACTCTCGTCGTCCTCGATCTGTAGACTTCGGTCCGCGCTCTTGCTCGCAGTTTACCGCTCTCGGAACGGCAAGGATTCTACGGCTgcctgtctctttgtctaCCGATGACGAATAAATTTTCCGGATTTACAGTTGATTTCCATTGATCGCTCAGACAAAGCgaggcgttttcttctttctatttgctcttcgttctccttgACTTcactttcgtttttctctctgtcgttctctctttctctctttttctctccctttcttttctctctcgtttcctcttgctgTTTGTCACATTTTTACCTGCGGCGTgcctctcgtctgcttcttcgtttgctgCGTTCAGCTGGCAGTTCAGACTGCGCGTTTCCTGCACTCTCGGCGCTTCTTTCGACGTCTGCGCCGTCGCCGTTTGTGGCGCCTGCGATGTTTGTGTTCTGTATGCTGCGTTATGCTCACCCCACCAGTGCGTTTTCGGATTGGCCGGCGCTGTCGGCTTTCCTCGGTTCCCTCGGCGCGTCgccggcggctgcggcgacgTTGAAAGCAGTGCCTTTGCCTGCTCGCTCCCGCGGCTTCCCGGAGATGAGTCAGGCGCTCCTGGCGTCTGCAGGCGCTTGCGCAGTCGCGCAACGCCAGCGAGAGAAGTTCTACATAACCACGGCCATCAACTACACGAACGGTCCGCCGCATATGGGTCATGTGTATGAAATCGTGACTTCCGATGCGTTGGCGCGCTTCCATCGCATTGCCGGAAGagacgttttcttcctcacggGGACCGACGAACATGGGCAGAAGATCGCGAACACAGCCGAGCGTCTGGGGAAGACCCCCCAGGAGATTTGCGACTTCTACGCGGCAGGTTTTCAGGCGATGAACGCGAAGCTGTGCGTCTCGAATGACCAGTACATCCGCACGACGCAGGCCGCCCACAAAGCTGTCTGTCAGTGGCTGTGGAAGCGCGTGCAGGAGCGGGGAGACATCTACCTCGATACATACGTCGGGTGGTACAACGAACGCGAGGAGACGTTCGTcagcgagagcgaggcgcgGCTGACGGACTACAAAGATCCGACTACCGGCAAGCCTCTGCAGAAGATGGAGGAGCCGTCGTACTTCTTCCGGATGAGCAAGTACCAGGCGCGACTGGTGAAGCACATCAACGAGAACCCGGACTTCATTCGGcccgaagaaagaagaaaaaacatccTTAAGCGTCTCGAGGAACCTCTCCTCGATCTGTCCTGCAGTCGCACGACCTTCTCCTGGGGCGTCCCCGTCCccggagacgaaaaacatGTCATGTACGTCTGGTTCGATGCCTTGACCAACTACTACTCAGGTGAgtgcagagcgacagacagagTCGCGAGGCAAAACGCAAGtagaaagaaaacggaaaaaacgcgagaaaaacactcGGCAAACGGCGAACAGGCCGGGCGAAAGACCCTGCGAAAGCGCACGAGGAGATAGAAATAAAAAATGCACctcagaggaaaggaagagaaaggccagagagcgaaacgagTCTCAGAATCGCGCAGCCGAGCTTTCCCCGCGGCCCTGCATGCTGACACCGCGCTTCTCCAAGGGCAGAACGCTATACTCGGTCTGTTCAAAAGCGCAAACTTGCTTCAGTCCTGTCACATACACTTATCCCTATAAATAAAATGTAGGGATCTAAGCTGGCAAAGGTGATTCCACCTGTCATCCGCAGAATAAATGTATAGGCAGTCTGCATCCATAGATCTTGATATGACGTCGCCCCCAACCTGttcatatgtatatatggatatatgcatatatgtatgtatgtatgtgtgtatacatTTGTATACTTCGATTCATTagtatacgtatatatatatatatgtatatatgtatatgtatatatgtatatcagtgtgtgtgtgaataGGTGGGTCTCAGTGTACGTGTGTAGATGCGCATTTGTGAGTGTTGTGTTCAGCAACGGTGATGAATGACGGAGCACGAGCGTCGTTTTGGCCGGCGGACGTACACATCATCGGGAAGGACATTGTATGGTTTCACACGGTGATTTGGCCATGCATGCTGATGGCGGCGGATCTGCCGTTGCCGAAGTGCGTCTTTGGCCATGGATTCGTGACTGCGGCAGACGGGGAGAAGATGTCCAAGAGTTTAGGAAATGTGGTGGATCCGAACGACATTTTGCAGGCGCACGACGCCGACAGTTTCCGTTTCTACTTGGTGCGGGAGACAAAGTTCGGGAGCGACTTGCGAttcgacgaagacgcctTGACCGCGACGACAAACGCGGAGCTGGCGGACACTTTGGGGAACCTGGTGCACCGCGCAACGTCGCTCTGTGTGAAGTTTTGCGAGGGGAAGGTACCGCCAGTTTCTCTGCCCGCGGAGGGGAAAGCTCCGTTCTCGATTCCAGACACCGTCGGTGAGATGGAGCGGTTGGTGGGCCAGTTTGGTCTGCGCGAGGCTCTCGAGGTAGCGATGAAtgcctgcagagaggcgaacaaATTCCTCACCGACTGGGCACCCTGGAGCCTCACCGATTCGACTGAGAAGCAACGCGTCGTTCGCGGCGCGCTGGAGGCCGTCTTCGTGTTGGGTCACCTCCTCGAACCTTTCATCCCCGTCACAGCCGATCACATCTTCAAGAAACTGAACACAGCGCCGAAGACGCTGGCGGACCTCAGTCCGTGGTTTGACAA from the Toxoplasma gondii ME49 chromosome IX, whole genome shotgun sequence genome contains:
- a CDS encoding methionyl-tRNA synthetase (encoded by transcript TGME49_289300) produces the protein MSTMTGSSPKSAASSTPLRLVAGSAVPRGDVAACIAVGHALNIPVVLVSKDADKAEQAEPSSSAPAPPPQAPVASSASEEDKKDLCVLLTREGSVVSAYAICLYLLSLARKRLAETKTAAPEKRLESREKLSEAYDGDAWQAEDALAWAAFKLRGALRGVRKDLLLQQLNLLEERIAGSSDCAFPALSALLSTSAPSPFVAPAMFVFCMLRYAHPTSAFSDWPALSAFLGSLGASPAAAATLKAVPLPARSRGFPEMSQALLASAGACAVAQRQREKFYITTAINYTNGPPHMGHVYEIVTSDALARFHRIAGRDVFFLTGTDEHGQKIANTAERLGKTPQEICDFYAAGFQAMNAKLCVSNDQYIRTTQAAHKAVCQWLWKRVQERGDIYLDTYVGWYNEREETFVSESEARLTDYKDPTTGKPLQKMEEPSYFFRMSKYQARLVKHINENPDFIRPEERRKNILKRLEEPLLDLSCSRTTFSWGVPVPGDEKHVMYVWFDALTNYYSATVMNDGARASFWPADVHIIGKDIVWFHTVIWPCMLMAADLPLPKCVFGHGFVTAADGEKMSKSLGNVVDPNDILQAHDADSFRFYLVRETKFGSDLRFDEDALTATTNAELADTLGNLVHRATSLCVKFCEGKVPPVSLPAEGKAPFSIPDTVGEMERLVGQFGLREALEVAMNACREANKFLTDWAPWSLTDSTEKQRVVRGALEAVFVLGHLLEPFIPVTADHIFKKLNTAPKTLADLSPWFDNLVPGTPVEVGDILFAKKKVEKVAEIFLQKCELRVGYVVSAEPHPHCLKDPKMPPFVVLSVAFTLDASASRTAVVLLSEREKNAPEKLVGKAVVVLANVKPFTVKGVLSQVLVLAAKTDSNAMEATLLTVAVDPAAAPEQTTPLTGSLIQAPGFPPALRARENLKTTEMKAAALCAEANRAVALDGVGPLQVVDASGHVRQGVSVVVAPETPCQGRLSLAL